From a region of the Candidatus Pantoea bituminis genome:
- a CDS encoding methyl-accepting chemotaxis protein — protein sequence MKRLSLSSLSLGIKLSVLTSLSVALLLFVLTLTQSHNASRQLESLAMDDMHNQVQGISEMATMFNATLTEEVSSYTQLFASFLPKNFSRDDSARIQVGNFSTPTLRAGLKTLNLDQTAVDDFTERTAAVSTIFVRDGDDFVRISTSLKKEDGSRAIGTQLDRTSAAWKSVNQSEVYRGLATLFGHRYITQYQPVKDSSGTVVAILFVGVQIDKEYALMREKILARRLGESGHFYVLNGTSGKLQGQYLFDKQREGQQPAWDKALLQQLVTQPQGIREAEIAGENKMLAWQQLPGWNWVIVGEVNRASLLAPITHSRNLFMITGLVLVVIFALGFAWYSRRAITRPLQQVIHLAEQYAAGNLQVHLDTSRRDEVGQLITAINGIGDGLEKIVAQVRGAAQEISDGTDTIAASSQDISAQISRQASSVEETSASMEQFGATVEHTADSLRQAMSLVSEATSMVNHGSKTVVRSVNTMSAIKVSSQSIADITHVIESIAFQTNILALNAAVEAARAGEHGRGFAVVAAEVRALAQRSAQAAKEIDGLIATSISNVAEGHTLSEQTREAMTNIVTHIEQVQALMGEINVAAQQQAAGIGQVNLAMNQISQATHQNSDLVAQAETTAQNLSQKGHHLTQLVSVFNLKS from the coding sequence ATGAAGCGTCTCTCTCTCAGCAGCCTGAGCCTTGGAATAAAGCTGTCTGTACTGACGTCTCTTAGTGTAGCGCTGCTGTTATTTGTCCTGACTCTCACGCAAAGTCATAACGCATCTCGTCAGCTGGAAAGTCTGGCAATGGACGATATGCATAACCAGGTACAAGGCATCAGCGAAATGGCGACGATGTTTAACGCCACACTGACCGAAGAGGTCAGCAGCTACACCCAACTTTTCGCCAGTTTCCTGCCTAAAAATTTTAGCCGCGACGACAGTGCTCGTATTCAGGTGGGTAACTTCTCGACCCCGACGCTGAGAGCCGGACTGAAGACGCTTAACCTTGATCAAACGGCAGTGGATGATTTCACCGAGCGCACCGCTGCGGTTTCTACCATCTTTGTGCGTGATGGCGATGACTTCGTGCGTATTTCGACCTCACTGAAAAAGGAAGATGGCAGTCGCGCAATCGGTACTCAGCTGGATCGCACCAGCGCCGCGTGGAAAAGTGTGAATCAGAGTGAGGTTTATCGCGGTCTCGCCACGCTGTTTGGTCATCGCTATATCACGCAGTATCAGCCGGTGAAAGATAGCAGCGGTACGGTCGTTGCCATTCTGTTTGTCGGCGTACAGATTGATAAAGAATACGCTTTAATGCGTGAAAAAATACTGGCGCGTCGACTCGGCGAAAGCGGCCACTTTTACGTGCTAAATGGCACGTCAGGCAAATTGCAGGGCCAATACCTGTTTGATAAGCAGCGTGAAGGCCAGCAGCCCGCTTGGGATAAAGCGCTTCTGCAGCAGCTGGTCACTCAACCACAAGGTATCCGTGAAGCAGAAATTGCGGGCGAGAATAAGATGCTTGCCTGGCAGCAGTTGCCTGGTTGGAATTGGGTGATTGTGGGTGAAGTCAACCGCGCCAGCCTGCTGGCGCCTATCACCCATAGCCGCAATCTGTTTATGATCACCGGTCTGGTTCTGGTGGTGATCTTCGCGCTTGGTTTTGCCTGGTACAGCCGACGCGCCATTACTCGCCCATTACAGCAGGTTATCCATCTTGCAGAGCAATACGCTGCGGGCAATCTGCAGGTTCATCTTGATACGTCGCGACGTGATGAAGTGGGTCAGTTGATCACGGCCATTAACGGCATTGGTGACGGTTTAGAAAAAATTGTGGCGCAGGTGCGCGGCGCGGCGCAAGAGATCAGCGATGGTACTGACACTATCGCCGCCAGTAGCCAGGATATCAGCGCCCAGATAAGCCGTCAGGCCAGCAGCGTTGAAGAAACCTCGGCCAGCATGGAACAGTTTGGCGCGACGGTGGAGCATACGGCGGACAGTTTACGCCAGGCGATGTCGTTGGTATCGGAAGCCACCAGCATGGTGAATCACGGCAGCAAAACAGTGGTGCGCTCGGTCAACACTATGTCGGCGATTAAAGTTTCGTCACAAAGCATTGCCGACATTACTCACGTGATTGAATCGATCGCTTTCCAGACCAATATTCTGGCGCTCAATGCCGCTGTTGAAGCCGCGCGTGCCGGTGAGCATGGCCGCGGCTTTGCTGTTGTCGCGGCTGAGGTGCGTGCGCTGGCGCAGCGTTCGGCACAGGCCGCCAAAGAAATTGATGGCCTGATTGCGACTTCCATCAGTAACGTTGCTGAAGGCCATACCTTGTCTGAGCAAACACGCGAAGCGATGACTAACATTGTGACGCACATTGAGCAGGTTCAGGCATTGATGGGTGAAATCAACGTTGCCGCGCAGCAGCAGGCAGCGGGCATTGGTCAGGTGAATCTGGCCATGAATCAGATCAGCCAGGCGACGCATCAGAACAGCGATTTAGTGGCGCAGGCAGAAACCACTGCACAGAACCTGAGTCAGAAAGGAC
- the yjfP gene encoding esterase codes for MIELTTETLAGIECLHAAPAGQRHARLPTVLFYHGFTSSKEVYAYFAVALAQAGFRAVMPDADMHGARYNGDAESRMSHFWDILKQNIDEVPQLEAALRENDLISHDRFAVAGASMGGMTALGAMARYPQIHSVACMMGSGYFMQLSNTLFPPLVARTPEQKTQFAERMAPLAGYDPCGQLDKLANRPLLLWHGEADEVVPFAETTRLDTALREQGLDANLTSLSEKHIGHKITPSGLTALVSFFKHRL; via the coding sequence ATGATTGAACTCACCACGGAAACATTGGCCGGTATTGAATGCCTACACGCAGCGCCCGCAGGTCAGCGCCACGCCAGGCTGCCGACCGTGCTGTTTTACCACGGCTTTACGTCGTCTAAAGAGGTCTATGCCTACTTCGCCGTAGCGCTGGCTCAGGCTGGTTTTCGTGCGGTAATGCCCGATGCGGATATGCATGGAGCGCGCTACAACGGTGATGCCGAGTCTCGAATGAGCCACTTCTGGGACATCCTGAAACAGAACATTGATGAAGTCCCTCAACTGGAAGCCGCGCTGCGCGAGAATGACCTGATTAGTCATGATCGCTTTGCGGTCGCAGGGGCATCGATGGGAGGAATGACAGCATTAGGTGCAATGGCGCGTTATCCGCAGATTCACAGCGTCGCCTGCATGATGGGGTCGGGCTATTTTATGCAGCTCAGCAATACGCTGTTCCCGCCGCTGGTGGCGCGCACACCAGAACAAAAGACGCAGTTTGCCGAACGCATGGCTCCGCTAGCGGGTTACGATCCTTGCGGACAGTTGGATAAGCTGGCTAATCGGCCGTTGCTGTTGTGGCATGGTGAAGCTGATGAAGTGGTGCCTTTTGCTGAAACCACAAGGCTTGATACGGCCCTGCGCGAACAAGGGCTGGACGCTAATTTGACCTCGCTGTCCGAAAAACATATCGGCCACAAAATCACGCCCTCAGGCCTGACCGCGCTAGTGAGTTTCTTTAAACACCGGCTGTAA
- the rpsF gene encoding 30S ribosomal protein S6 — MRHYEIVFMVHPDQSEQVPGMIERYTGAITGAEGTIHRLEDWGRRQLAYPINKLHKAHYVLLNVEAPQEVIDELETNFRFNDAVIRSMVMRVKNAVTEASPMVKAKDERRDRREDFANESADDSDAGDSEE; from the coding sequence ATGCGTCATTACGAAATCGTATTTATGGTCCATCCTGACCAGAGCGAACAGGTTCCAGGCATGATCGAGCGTTACACTGGTGCTATCACTGGTGCAGAAGGCACGATCCACCGTTTGGAAGACTGGGGCCGCCGTCAGCTGGCTTACCCGATCAACAAACTGCACAAAGCACATTACGTTCTGCTGAACGTAGAAGCTCCGCAGGAAGTGATCGACGAGCTGGAAACGAACTTCCGCTTCAACGACGCCGTTATCCGTAGCATGGTTATGCGCGTTAAAAACGCGGTAACTGAAGCATCACCGATGGTTAAAGCGAAAGATGAGCGTCGTGATCGTCGCGAAGATTTTGCTAACGAATCCGCTGATGACTCAGATGCTGGGGATTCTGAAGAGTAA
- the priB gene encoding primosomal replication protein N — protein sequence MTANRLRLSGTVCKTPVRKISPSGIPHCQFVLEHNSVQEEAGFHRQAWCRMPVIISGSTHQVITQHITVGTQLILEGFISCHQARNGQSKMVLHAEQIELIDSGD from the coding sequence GTGACGGCTAATCGACTGCGTTTGTCTGGCACCGTGTGCAAGACACCGGTTCGAAAAATAAGTCCGTCAGGAATCCCGCATTGTCAGTTTGTGCTTGAGCACAACTCAGTGCAGGAGGAAGCCGGGTTTCACCGGCAAGCCTGGTGTCGGATGCCGGTGATTATCAGCGGCAGCACCCATCAGGTGATTACTCAACATATAACGGTCGGCACGCAACTCATTCTCGAAGGTTTCATTAGCTGCCATCAGGCGCGAAATGGCCAGAGTAAAATGGTGTTACATGCCGAGCAGATTGAATTGATAGATTCTGGAGACTAG
- the rpsR gene encoding 30S ribosomal protein S18 — protein sequence MARYFRRRKFCRFTAEGVQEIDYKDIATLKNYITESGKIVPSRITGTRAKYQRQLARAIKRARYLSLLPYTDRHQ from the coding sequence ATGGCACGTTATTTCCGTCGTCGCAAGTTCTGCCGTTTCACCGCGGAAGGCGTTCAAGAGATCGATTATAAAGATATCGCAACGCTGAAAAACTACATCACTGAAAGCGGCAAGATTGTCCCAAGCCGTATCACTGGTACTCGCGCTAAATACCAGCGTCAGCTGGCTCGTGCTATCAAGCGCGCGCGTTACCTGTCCCTGCTGCCGTACACTGATCGTCATCAGTAA
- the rplI gene encoding 50S ribosomal protein L9 — protein sequence MQVILLDKVANLGNLGDQVNVKAGYARNFLVPKGKAVPATKKNVEFFEARRAELEAKQADVLSAATARAEKINALDTVTIASKAGDEGKLFGSIGTRDVADAVTAAGVEVSKSEVRLPNGVLRTTGEHEVDFQVHSDVFAKLIVKVVAA from the coding sequence ATGCAAGTTATTCTGCTTGATAAAGTAGCAAACCTGGGTAACCTGGGTGATCAGGTTAACGTTAAAGCGGGCTACGCTCGTAACTTCCTGGTTCCTAAGGGCAAAGCTGTCCCTGCTACCAAGAAAAACGTTGAATTCTTCGAAGCACGCCGCGCAGAACTGGAAGCGAAACAAGCTGACGTTCTGTCTGCAGCGACTGCACGCGCTGAGAAAATCAACGCACTGGACACCGTTACCATCGCGTCTAAAGCAGGCGACGAAGGTAAACTGTTCGGTTCCATCGGTACCCGCGACGTTGCAGATGCAGTAACTGCAGCTGGCGTTGAAGTGTCTAAGAGCGAAGTTCGTTTACCGAACGGCGTTCTGCGCACCACCGGTGAGCACGAAGTGGACTTCCAGGTTCACAGCGATGTATTCGCGAAACTGATCGTGAAAGTAGTGGCTGCGTAA
- a CDS encoding LysM-like peptidoglycan-binding domain-containing protein, whose amino-acid sequence MGQIAPRRRRTHAPRILSRLQTWLHQRKPQQSAGEEEPRMASDASSRLPNWLHRIWHLTDTIRWMDPLPAPHRRGIVIALLLMLLAFLWPSSTPKYPVERPVTSSSEQETPMQADIYENKAAPSQQQTPPKSDSQGAWRSYTVASGQTLAQLFRDNNLPVNDVFAMARVEGNDQPLSALQSGQQVKIRQDAQGAVTGLTVESANGPVLFTRQPDGSFLRAQ is encoded by the coding sequence ATGGGCCAGATCGCCCCACGACGCCGCAGGACGCACGCACCGCGTATTTTATCCCGGCTGCAAACCTGGCTGCATCAACGCAAGCCACAGCAATCCGCCGGAGAGGAGGAACCACGAATGGCTTCAGACGCGTCATCCCGCTTACCTAACTGGCTGCATCGTATTTGGCACCTGACAGACACGATTCGCTGGATGGACCCACTACCAGCCCCGCATCGCCGTGGCATTGTTATTGCCCTGCTGCTCATGCTGCTGGCGTTTCTCTGGCCGAGCAGCACGCCAAAATATCCGGTGGAACGTCCTGTGACCTCATCCTCTGAGCAAGAGACGCCGATGCAGGCGGATATTTACGAAAACAAGGCAGCACCTTCACAGCAGCAAACTCCACCGAAAAGTGATTCACAAGGTGCGTGGCGCAGCTATACCGTGGCATCAGGCCAGACGCTGGCGCAGCTGTTTCGCGATAATAATTTGCCGGTGAATGATGTCTTTGCCATGGCGCGTGTCGAGGGCAACGATCAGCCGCTGAGCGCTTTACAAAGTGGACAACAAGTGAAGATAAGACAAGATGCGCAAGGCGCAGTGACAGGATTGACGGTTGAGAGTGCAAATGGCCCGGTGCTGTTTACGCGTCAGCCAGATGGCAGCTTTCTTCGCGCGCAATAA
- the fklB gene encoding FKBP-type peptidyl-prolyl cis-trans isomerase produces MTTPSFDSVEAQASYGIGLQVGQQLLESGLQGLQPEALLAGLRDALEGNSPAVPVDVVHRALREVHERAEGVRRERTEAMAAQGQTFLTDYAQREGVSSTESGLQFSVITQGEGPIPSRQDRVRVHYTGKLIDGTVFDSSVARGEPAEFPVSGVIAGWIEALTLMPVGSKWELVIPHNLAYGERGAGASIPPFSTLVFEVELLEIL; encoded by the coding sequence ATGACAACCCCTTCTTTCGACAGCGTCGAAGCACAAGCAAGTTATGGTATTGGTTTACAGGTTGGCCAGCAGTTGCTGGAATCTGGTCTGCAAGGGTTGCAACCAGAAGCACTGCTCGCGGGCCTGCGCGACGCGCTGGAAGGGAATTCACCGGCGGTCCCGGTAGATGTGGTACATCGCGCGCTGCGTGAAGTGCATGAGCGTGCGGAAGGCGTACGTCGTGAGCGTACTGAAGCAATGGCAGCACAAGGTCAGACGTTCCTGACTGACTACGCACAGCGTGAAGGCGTGAGCAGCACCGAATCAGGTCTGCAGTTCAGCGTAATCACTCAAGGTGAAGGCCCAATCCCATCTCGTCAGGATCGCGTACGCGTTCACTACACCGGTAAACTGATTGACGGCACCGTGTTTGACAGCTCAGTCGCACGTGGCGAGCCAGCGGAATTCCCGGTTAGCGGCGTGATTGCAGGCTGGATTGAAGCATTGACCCTGATGCCGGTCGGCTCAAAATGGGAACTGGTTATTCCTCACAACCTCGCTTACGGCGAGCGCGGTGCGGGCGCATCCATCCCACCTTTCAGCACGTTAGTGTTTGAAGTCGAGTTGCTCGAAATCCTGTAA
- the cysQ gene encoding 3'(2'),5'-bisphosphate nucleotidase CysQ — translation MLEQICQLAREAGDAIMHVYNGAAPLDVSHKSDDSPVTAADIAAHNVIIQGLKQLSPDVPVLSEEDPQGWDVRQHWQHYWLVDPLDGTKEFIKRNGEFTVNIALIEQGKPVMGVVYAPALGVMYSAAEGKAWKEEGGQHVQIQAQDARPPLVVVSRSHGDDDEMKQYLKQLGEHQTVATGSSLKFCLVAEGKAQLYPRFGPTNIWDTAAGHAVAMAAGAHVHDWQGKTLDYAPRESFLNPGFRVSLF, via the coding sequence ATGTTAGAGCAAATCTGCCAACTGGCGCGTGAAGCGGGCGATGCCATCATGCACGTTTATAATGGCGCGGCACCGCTTGACGTTTCTCACAAATCCGATGACTCGCCTGTGACGGCGGCAGACATCGCCGCACACAACGTCATTATTCAGGGTTTAAAACAGCTCTCTCCTGATGTGCCGGTATTATCAGAAGAAGATCCGCAAGGTTGGGATGTTCGCCAGCATTGGCAGCATTACTGGCTGGTCGATCCGCTGGATGGCACCAAAGAGTTTATCAAACGCAACGGCGAGTTCACCGTCAACATTGCACTGATTGAACAAGGCAAGCCGGTGATGGGAGTGGTATATGCGCCCGCGCTGGGCGTGATGTATTCCGCCGCAGAAGGTAAAGCCTGGAAAGAAGAGGGCGGTCAGCATGTGCAAATTCAGGCGCAGGATGCACGTCCGCCGCTGGTGGTGGTCAGTCGCTCACATGGCGATGATGATGAGATGAAACAATACCTGAAACAGCTGGGCGAGCACCAAACAGTTGCTACCGGTTCTTCATTGAAATTCTGTTTGGTCGCAGAAGGTAAAGCTCAGCTTTACCCGCGTTTTGGGCCAACCAATATCTGGGATACCGCAGCGGGTCACGCGGTAGCGATGGCGGCGGGTGCGCATGTTCACGACTGGCAGGGTAAAACACTGGATTACGCGCCACGTGAATCTTTCCTCAATCCGGGTTTCCGTGTGTCCCTGTTCTGA
- a CDS encoding YtfJ family protein translates to MRTTWAAIFLTLIMPVTALAHDIKQGERVPAVGINDKGELLWHQNEFSYKSWNSAQLIGKVRVIQHIAGRSSAKEKNAALVEAIKAAKFPHDRYQTTTIVNTDDAIPGTGMFVRSSIHSNKQQYPWSQFIIDSKGNIQKAWQLEESSSAIVVVDKTGQVRFVKDGALTQQELRQVMILLKTLLKE, encoded by the coding sequence ATGCGGACAACATGGGCGGCGATATTTTTAACCCTGATAATGCCGGTTACCGCACTTGCTCACGATATCAAACAGGGCGAGCGCGTTCCCGCAGTAGGCATTAACGACAAAGGCGAATTGCTTTGGCATCAAAATGAGTTTAGCTATAAAAGTTGGAACAGTGCACAGCTGATCGGCAAAGTACGCGTGATTCAGCATATTGCCGGCCGTTCATCAGCAAAGGAAAAGAATGCTGCGCTGGTAGAAGCGATCAAAGCCGCGAAATTTCCGCACGATCGTTATCAAACCACCACCATCGTCAATACCGATGACGCAATTCCGGGCACCGGCATGTTTGTGCGCAGCAGCATTCACAGCAACAAACAGCAGTATCCGTGGTCGCAGTTTATTATTGATAGTAAAGGTAATATTCAAAAAGCCTGGCAGCTTGAAGAAAGCAGTTCGGCGATTGTGGTCGTAGATAAGACGGGACAGGTTCGATTTGTAAAAGATGGAGCGCTCACGCAGCAAGAGTTGCGGCAGGTAATGATATTGCTGAAAACGTTGTTAAAAGAATAA
- a CDS encoding DUF1107 domain-containing protein, with amino-acid sequence MKIFQRYNPLQIAKYVKTLFRGRLYIKDVGAFEFDKGKVLIPRVKDKQHLSVMSEINRQVVRLKLEFN; translated from the coding sequence ATGAAGATCTTCCAGCGCTATAATCCGCTGCAAATAGCGAAATACGTAAAAACGCTGTTCCGAGGAAGGTTGTATATCAAGGACGTTGGCGCGTTCGAGTTCGACAAGGGAAAAGTGTTAATTCCCCGCGTCAAAGACAAACAGCATCTGAGCGTAATGTCAGAAATTAACCGTCAGGTTGTTCGTCTGAAGCTTGAGTTCAACTAA
- a CDS encoding gamma-glutamylcyclotransferase family protein, which yields MRIIVYGSLRRKQGNSHWMTNAQWLGDYPIEGFELYSLGHYPGVIQGNGTVHCEVYRIDASTLGELDALRTKGGEYKRHLMQTPFGSAWLYVYQRSVAGRQRITSGDWLKRDEEPEA from the coding sequence ATGCGAATAATTGTTTACGGCAGTTTAAGGCGCAAACAGGGAAACAGTCATTGGATGACGAACGCGCAATGGCTGGGTGATTACCCGATTGAAGGCTTCGAGCTCTACAGTCTTGGTCATTATCCCGGCGTCATCCAGGGCAATGGAACGGTACACTGCGAAGTGTACCGCATCGATGCTTCCACTCTTGGCGAGCTGGATGCGCTACGTACCAAGGGTGGAGAGTACAAACGTCATCTCATGCAGACGCCGTTTGGCAGTGCATGGCTTTATGTTTATCAACGCTCGGTGGCTGGACGCCAGCGTATCACCAGCGGCGACTGGCTAAAGCGCGATGAGGAACCAGAAGCCTAA
- the ppa gene encoding inorganic diphosphatase, with product MSLNQVPAGKDLPEDIYVIIEIPANADPIKYEVDKESGALFVDRFMSTAMFYPCNYGYINHTLSLDGDPVDVLVPTQYPLVPGSVIRCRPVGVLKMTDESGEDAKLVAVPHTKLSKEYDHIKDVNDLPELLRAQITHFFEHYKDLEKGKWVKVDGWDNAEAAKAEIIASYERAQKK from the coding sequence ATGAGTTTGAACCAGGTGCCAGCAGGTAAAGACCTGCCAGAAGATATCTACGTAATCATTGAGATCCCGGCCAATGCCGATCCGATCAAATATGAAGTTGATAAAGAGTCTGGTGCCCTGTTTGTAGACCGCTTTATGTCTACCGCCATGTTCTATCCGTGCAACTACGGCTACATCAACCACACCTTATCTTTGGATGGTGATCCGGTTGACGTGCTGGTACCGACCCAATATCCACTGGTACCAGGCTCCGTAATCCGCTGCCGTCCAGTTGGCGTGCTGAAAATGACCGACGAGTCTGGCGAAGATGCCAAACTGGTTGCGGTTCCGCACACCAAACTCTCTAAAGAGTACGATCACATCAAAGATGTGAACGACCTGCCAGAACTGCTGCGCGCACAGATCACCCACTTCTTTGAGCACTACAAAGATTTGGAAAAAGGCAAATGGGTGAAAGTTGACGGCTGGGATAACGCCGAAGCTGCGAAAGCAGAAATCATTGCCTCTTATGAGCGCGCTCAGAAGAAATAA
- a CDS encoding DUF441 domain-containing protein — protein MAAYASTFILICLAVLSYFVHNSAVTISILILLVIKITPLAQFFPYVEKQGITLGIIILTVAVMAPLASGSLPASSLIKSFANWQSLVAIVVGIFVAWLGGRGVSLMSLNPTIIGGLLIGTVIGVAFFRGVPVGPLIAAGIVSLFVTQK, from the coding sequence ATGGCTGCTTATGCCTCGACTTTTATTTTAATCTGCCTTGCCGTCCTCAGTTATTTTGTCCACAACAGCGCCGTGACGATTTCCATTCTGATTTTACTGGTAATCAAAATTACGCCCCTGGCACAATTTTTCCCCTATGTGGAAAAACAGGGCATCACGTTGGGCATTATTATTCTTACCGTTGCTGTGATGGCCCCGCTGGCCAGCGGTTCACTGCCCGCCTCAAGCCTGATTAAATCTTTTGCTAACTGGCAATCACTTGTGGCGATTGTGGTGGGCATTTTTGTTGCCTGGCTCGGTGGACGTGGCGTGAGTTTAATGAGTCTGAACCCTACCATTATTGGCGGATTGCTCATTGGCACAGTGATTGGCGTAGCCTTCTTTCGCGGCGTACCGGTCGGACCACTGATAGCTGCGGGCATTGTCTCGCTGTTTGTCACACAGAAGTAG
- a CDS encoding lysozyme inhibitor LprI family protein has protein sequence MKKWLPLALTLVSSSAMAQKSAIDDTLDHCMEGASTTSAMTQCYGDANQAWDKELNNQYGKLMKKLSGEPKAKLRAAQRNWLTYRDSWLDAGRSRYRDQGTLGTVSLSAQSVSVVRNQAMLLQSMNKGSCANPDDC, from the coding sequence ATGAAAAAATGGCTTCCTTTGGCGCTGACTCTCGTTAGCAGCAGCGCGATGGCGCAGAAATCCGCGATTGACGATACGCTTGATCACTGCATGGAAGGCGCATCCACAACCTCAGCAATGACGCAATGCTACGGCGATGCAAATCAAGCCTGGGACAAAGAGTTGAATAATCAGTATGGGAAACTGATGAAAAAATTAAGTGGTGAGCCAAAAGCCAAATTACGTGCTGCACAGCGTAATTGGCTAACTTATCGCGACAGTTGGCTGGACGCCGGTCGCAGCCGTTATCGCGATCAGGGCACCTTGGGCACGGTGTCGCTCAGCGCGCAAAGCGTCAGTGTGGTGCGTAATCAGGCAATGCTGCTGCAATCAATGAATAAAGGGAGTTGCGCCAATCCTGATGATTGTTGA
- a CDS encoding methyl-accepting chemotaxis protein, with protein MKQLSLRTGLLAMLAFMTLLLLAVSFMGIVAINKGNRSLDVINRIQGIELNNLYQSNAELMRARTLAALAVRKIEIGLLDEGAVVTKQAQADVIDSQKSLKQFIDAGTVTEHGKKLADAVVSSYKAYLDQGITPMMSALDKQYNDEYYQLLEGDLPTLADKYSKAVADFGQYANGVTAAQLEQAAYNETKMKVLIAVAVALSLLLLVLAWQLLRRMLLQPLNSAILHLEQVAVGDLSHTLPLAGNNELGRLNNALAEMQQALRTSVNQVREASMQIDVGSRELAAGNVHLSQRTEESAASLEQTAASMEQLTATVRLNATNAQQANQLAKSVSDTADRGAEVVSYVMEKMSEITESAHRIGDILSVIDGIAFQTNILALNAAVEAARAGEQGRGFAVVANEVRTLAQRSANAAKEIRTLISDSQTRVKEGSDMATKAGETMDEISGEVMRVTALMKEISLASEEQSRGIEQVNQAVTQMDEVAQQNAALVEQATAATQSLEAQSEHLQATMAQFRLQEA; from the coding sequence ATGAAACAGTTATCACTACGCACCGGGTTGCTGGCTATGCTGGCGTTTATGACACTGCTGCTGTTGGCGGTGAGTTTTATGGGAATTGTGGCAATCAACAAAGGGAACCGATCGCTGGATGTAATCAATCGCATTCAGGGCATCGAATTGAACAATCTCTACCAGAGCAATGCTGAGCTGATGCGCGCCCGCACTTTAGCGGCGCTGGCCGTGCGAAAAATTGAAATTGGTTTGCTGGACGAGGGCGCAGTCGTGACGAAACAGGCGCAAGCCGATGTCATCGATTCGCAAAAAAGTCTAAAACAGTTTATTGATGCGGGCACTGTTACTGAGCACGGCAAAAAACTGGCTGATGCGGTGGTCTCAAGCTACAAAGCCTATCTGGATCAGGGCATCACACCGATGATGAGCGCGCTGGATAAACAGTACAACGACGAATATTACCAGCTGCTGGAAGGCGATCTCCCTACGCTGGCGGACAAATACAGCAAAGCGGTGGCAGATTTTGGGCAATACGCCAATGGCGTCACCGCTGCGCAGCTGGAGCAAGCGGCCTATAACGAAACCAAGATGAAAGTGCTGATCGCCGTCGCGGTGGCGCTCTCGCTGCTGCTGTTGGTGTTGGCCTGGCAGCTGTTGCGCCGCATGTTGTTGCAGCCGCTGAACAGCGCCATCTTGCATCTGGAGCAAGTGGCGGTTGGTGATTTGTCGCACACCTTGCCGCTGGCGGGTAACAACGAATTAGGGCGTCTGAATAATGCACTGGCCGAGATGCAGCAAGCGTTACGTACCTCTGTAAATCAGGTGCGTGAAGCCAGCATGCAAATTGACGTTGGCAGCCGGGAGCTGGCGGCAGGCAATGTTCATCTCTCGCAGCGTACTGAGGAATCTGCAGCCTCGCTGGAGCAAACCGCCGCCAGTATGGAACAGTTAACCGCCACTGTGCGTCTCAACGCCACCAATGCGCAGCAAGCGAACCAATTGGCCAAGAGCGTTTCTGATACCGCCGATCGCGGCGCGGAAGTGGTGAGTTATGTGATGGAGAAGATGAGTGAAATCACTGAAAGTGCCCATCGCATTGGTGACATTCTTAGCGTGATTGATGGCATCGCCTTCCAGACCAATATCCTGGCGCTGAATGCGGCGGTAGAAGCCGCACGTGCGGGCGAACAAGGACGAGGCTTTGCCGTCGTTGCCAATGAGGTGCGCACGCTAGCACAACGCAGTGCTAATGCGGCGAAAGAAATTCGTACCTTGATCAGTGATTCGCAGACGCGCGTTAAAGAAGGCAGCGATATGGCGACCAAAGCGGGCGAAACCATGGATGAGATTTCGGGCGAAGTGATGCGCGTGACAGCATTGATGAAAGAGATTTCGCTGGCATCTGAAGAGCAGAGTCGCGGTATCGAGCAGGTTAATCAGGCGGTGACGCAAATGGATGAAGTGGCGCAACAGAATGCGGCGCTGGTGGAGCAGGCAACGGCGGCAACGCAATCGCTTGAGGCACAATCTGAACATCTACAGGCAACGATGGCGCAATTTCGATTGCAGGAAGCCTGA